Within the Chloroflexota bacterium genome, the region GTCTGCGAAGAGGCGCACTGCCCGAACATCGGCGAGTGCTGGGACCGCGGCACGGCGACATTTATGGTGCTCGGCGACATCTGCACGCGTGCCTGCTCGTACTGCGCCGTTAACACCGGCATGCCGACCACACTCGACCTGCAAGAGCCGGTGCGACTCGCGGAGACGGTGGAACGGCTGGGATTACGCTACGCCGTCATCACATCGGTGGACAGGGACGATTTGCCGGACGGCGGCGCGTTCATATTCGCGCAGTGCATTCGGCAAATACGCAAGCGCCTGCCATCGTGCAAGGTCGAAGTGCTGATACCGGACTTTCAGGGCGATGTGGACGCGCTCGCCAAAGTGATGGACGCCAAGCCCGACACGCTGAATCACAACATCGAGACAGTGCGGCGCGTGTTCAGCCGAGTACGTCCAAAAGGCGACTACGATATGTCGCTCGAACTGCTCACGAACGCCAAGCGGCTGGACAGAAACGCCGTAACGAAGTCAGGAATGATGGTTGGGCTAGGCGAAAGCTGGGACGAGATTATCGATACGATGCGCGACCTACGATCGGTGGACTGCGACCTGCTGACAATTGGGCAGTACCTGCGGCCGTCAGACAAACATGCGCCATTGGCGCGGTGGTACACGCCCGGCGAGTTCGATGAGCT harbors:
- the lipA gene encoding lipoyl synthase; the protein is MARARRLPDWLKVKAPGSAGYIELRQLVKSEGLNTVCEEAHCPNIGECWDRGTATFMVLGDICTRACSYCAVNTGMPTTLDLQEPVRLAETVERLGLRYAVITSVDRDDLPDGGAFIFAQCIRQIRKRLPSCKVEVLIPDFQGDVDALAKVMDAKPDTLNHNIETVRRVFSRVRPKGDYDMSLELLTNAKRLDRNAVTKSGMMVGLGESWDEIIDTMRDLRSVDCDLLTIGQYLRPSDKHAPLARWYTPGEFDELRQEGEALGFRHVASGPLVRSSYHADEQHAAASGVGAV